From Oryza brachyantha chromosome 9, ObraRS2, whole genome shotgun sequence, a single genomic window includes:
- the LOC121055293 gene encoding LOW QUALITY PROTEIN: serine/threonine-protein kinase EDR1-like (The sequence of the model RefSeq protein was modified relative to this genomic sequence to represent the inferred CDS: substituted 1 base at 1 genomic stop codon) produces the protein MDRSPTNAGRARHGLLGRVSGLFSSPSPSPSCVALNGKAVVAKLKEELEKQRDLKETYKARLESTQAYLRFCLDVAQEHGFLHLMSSSNGDGESCSPPRDARDADDDDDEEDGAEAPACDPYFATTRDLAVQHGWSVSPDEVPAPPCIRAYLVMLRASDHGXQIELHEMIGEGSTAEVYRATWRGLDVAVKWMRAEFFLADPGRGEAFFAQELDALSRQRHPHVLRLMAACLRPPASCFLVTELLAGATLARWLHGDDGGRRERRRPSSPPPLVDRVSRALEIALAMRYLHEQTPTVVHRDLKPSNVLLDGDSRVRVADFGHASSTFLGTYVYMAPEIIRCEPYTEKCDVYSFGIILNELVTGEHPYIDTGYGPSKIALEVADGKLRPKLAERGVNSSVLNDLICGMWDAEPSRRPSFATITSALQEIKQQLM, from the exons ATGGACCGCTCGCCGACGAacgccggccgcgcgcggcaCGGGCTCCTCGGCCGCGTCTCCGGACTCTTCTCCTCGCCGTCACCCAGCC CATCGTGTGTTGCACTCAATGGCAAGGCGGTGGTGGCGAAGCTGAAGGAGGAGCTCGAGAAGCAGCGCGATCTCAAGGAGACGTACAAGGCTCGGCTGGAGAGCACGCAGGCGTATCTCAGGTTCTGCCTCGATGTCGCCCAGGAGCACGGCTTCTTGCACCTCATGTCCAGCtccaacggcgacggcgagtcgTGCTCCCCTCCCCGCGACGCCCGAgatgccgacgacgacgacgacgaagaggaTGGTGCAGAAGCACCGGCCTGCGACCCGTACTTCGCCACCACCAGAGACCTCGCCGTGCAGCACGGCTGGTCCGTCTCTCCGGACGAGGTGC CTGCGCCGCCATGCATCCGAGCCTATCTTGTGATGCTCCGAGCCTCCGACCATGGATAGCAGATCGAGCTGCACGAGATGATAGGGGAAGGGTCGACGGCGGAGGTGTACAGGGCGACGTGGAGGGGGCTCGACGTGGCGGTGAAGTGGATGCGCGCCGAGTTCTTCCTCGCCGACCCGGGCCGCGGCGAGGCGTTCTTCGCGCAGGAGCTCGACGCGCTGTCGCGGCAGCGGCACCCGCACGTGCTGCGGCTGATGGCCGCGTGCCTGCGGCCCCCGGCGAGCTGCTTCCTCGTGACGGAGCTTCTGGCCGGCGCGACGCTGGCGCGGTGGCTGCACGGGGACGACGGGGGCAGACGGGAGAGGCGGCgcccgtcctcgccgccgccgctggtggaCAGGGTGAGCAGAGCGCTGGAGATCGCGCTGGCGATGCGCTACCTCCACGAGCAGACGCCGACGGTCGTGCACCGCGACCTGAAGCCGAGCAACGTGCTCCTCGACGGCGATTCGCGCGTGCGTGTCGCCGACTTCGGCCACGCCAG TTCAACATTTTTAGGGACTTATGTGTATATGGCTCCCGAAATCATTCGCTGTGAACCATACACCGAGAAATGCGACGTCTACAGCTTCGGCATCATACTGAACGAGCTAGTAACCGGGGAGCATCCGTATATAGATACTGGTTACGGGCCTAGCAAG ATTGCTTTGGAAGTAGCAGATGGGAAATTAAGGCCAAAACTTGCAGAAAGAGGCGTGAATTCTAGCGTCCTGAATGATCTCATCTGTGGAATGTGGGATGCTGAGCCTTCAAGAAGGCCTTCATTTGCCACTATAACCTCGGCACTCCAAGAAATCAAGCAGCAGCTTATGTAA
- the LOC102699622 gene encoding protein BIG GRAIN 1-like, whose protein sequence is MERQQCHGKNTPPPPLAPPRRARGEGGAGGSFSASLLDAIYRSLDEGAGGGGDGDGDGDGVGVADVTRRRSEEETKTAVPPQFWWAKSKQAAGAGRSRRESSAGAASRPRHSGYASSTTSSSDASSSYSFTCSSASTTDTESTTHRRRHSTQPPPRQPEDVDVDADVAAAAPPSTKAKKKKSRPCFPGARLRPRGTAPPSPPSSSASSPATFACVVRALFTSSRLPRKPKTPTPVPLPQASPPVPQPPCMSATSSSTRASERRSVRFCPGAETPSLVRRRVEELVRGLADVEEDEDGSDASSDLFELESLRGADGDELPVYGTTSLATNRAIPQRAAC, encoded by the coding sequence atGGAGCGGCAGCAATGCCACGGCAAGAacacgcctccgccgccgctggcgccgccgcggagggcGCGAGGGGAGGGCGGTGCCGGCGGGTCGTTCTCGGCGTCGCTCCTCGATGCGATCTACCGCTCTCTTGATGAGGGagcgggtggcggtggcgatggcgatggggatggggatggCGTAGGTGTTGCCGATGTCACAAGGCGCCggtcggaggaggagacgaagACAGCCGTGCCGCCGCAGTTCTGGTGGGCCAAGTCGAAgcaggcggccggcgcgggccgGAGCCGTCGCGAGTCGTCGGCGGGGGCGGCCTCTCGCCCGCGGCACTCGGGGTACGCCTCGTCGACCACCTCGTCGTCCGACGCGTCGTCCAGCTACAGCTTCACCTGCTCGTCCGCGTCGACCACTGACACGGAGTCGACCACGCATCGGAGACGCCACAGCACccagcctccgccgcggcagccggaggacgtcgacgtcgacgccgacgtcgccgcggcggcgccacctaGCACCAaagcgaagaagaagaagagccgGCCGTGTTTCCCCGGAGCAAGGCTGCGGCCAAGAGGGACAgcgccgccgtcaccaccgtcgtcgtccgcgtcgtcgccggccacgtTCGCGTGCGTCGTCAGGGCGCTCTTCACCTCGTCGCGCCTCCCAAGAAAGCCCAAGACTCCAACGCCCGTCCCTCTACCGCAGGCATCGCCGCCGGTTCCGCAGCCACCGTGCATGTCGGCGACGTCGTCCAGCACGAGAGCGTCGGAGCGGAGGTCCGTAAGGTTCTGCCCCGGCGCCGAGACGCCGTCGCTGGTGCGGCGCAGGGTCGAGGAGCTGGTGAGAGGCCTGGCCGAtgtggaggaggacgaggacggcAGCGACGCGAGCTCCGATCTCTTCGAGCTGGAGAGCCTCCgtggcgccgacggcgacgagctgcCGGTGTACGGCACGACGAGCCTCGCGACGAACCGCGCCATCCCTCAGAGGGCAGCTTGTTAG
- the LOC102703241 gene encoding transcription initiation factor TFIID subunit 15 isoform X1: protein MSGHMSRGPPNGSVYVCNLPPGTDETMLAEYFGTIGLLKKDKRTGRPKIWIYRDKVTNEPKGDATVTYEDPHAALAAVEWFNNKDFHGSNIQVHIAESKNKDMYDNSASLNNSVGLGGQDELDNGAGRGRGRGDGAGKAWQQDGDWLCPNTSCGNVNFAFRGVCNRCGAARPAGVSGSSAGGGGRGRGRGSDDAKGGSRAGAAAVGGPPGLFGPNDWPCPMCGNINWAKRMKCNICNTTKPGHNEGGVRGGRAGGYKELDEEELEEVKRRRKEAEEDDGEMYDEFGNLKKKFRAKTQQTESAPSLPGSGRAGWEVEQRGSTGREGRERSRDRGRDHDYDERDNRNRDRASHGRERRRSRSRDREKERGRDRGRDHSYERSWERGAERDRDRYR, encoded by the exons ATGTCTGGGCATATGTCGAGAGGCCCCCCAAATGGTTCTGTGTATGTGTGCAATCTGCCTCCTGGAACTGATGAGACCATGCTGGCCGAATATTTTGGCACCATAGGGTTGCTAAAG AAGGACAAAAGGACTGGGCGTCCAAAAATCTGGATATACAGGGACAAAGTTACCAATGAACCAAAGGGTGACGCGACAGTCACATATGAAGATCCACATGCTGCATTGGCTGCAGTAGAATGGTTCAATAACAAAGATTTCCATGGAAGCAACATTCAGGTTCATATAGCCGAGTCAAAAAACAAGGACATGTATGATAACTCTGCGAGCTTGAACAACTCTGTTGGCCTTGGTGGACAAGATGAATTGGATAACGGGGCAGGCAGAGGTAGAGGGCGTGGTGATGGTGCAGGAAAGGCTTGGCAGCAAGATGGGGATTGGCTGTGCCCAAATACAAG TTGTGGCAATGTAAATTTTGCCTTTCGTGGTGTCTGTAATCGCTGTGGAGCTGCTCGCCCTGCTGGTGTTAGTGGATCaagtgctggtggtggtggtagggGTAGAGGCCGTGGAAGTGATGATGCGAAAGGAGGCAGTCGTGCTGGGGCTGCTGCTGTTGGGGGTCCTCCTGGACTTTTTGGTCCAAATGATTGGCCATGCCCAAT GTGTGGTAATATTAATTGGGCAAAGCGGATGAAATGTAATATCTGTAATACCACCAAGCCAGGTCACAATGAAGGTGGTGTGAG aggTGGCCGTGCAGGTGGGTATAAAGAACTTGATGAAGAAGAATTAGAGGAAGTTAAAAGGCGCCGCAAAGAGGCTGAAGAG GACGATGGGGAGATGTATGATGAATTTGGCAACCTCAAAAAGAAATTCCGTGCTAAAACACAGCAAACTGAAAGTGCACCATCTCTTCCTGGTTCTGGACGTGCTGGATGGGAGGTTGAGCAACGTG GTTCCACTGGAAGAGAAGGCAGGGAAAGGAGCAGAGATCGGGGCAGAGATCATGACTACGATGAACGGGATAACAGGAACAGAGATAGAGCCAGTCACGGAAGGGAGCGGCGCCGAAGCCGAAGTAGAGACCGCGAGAAGGAAAGGGGCAGGGACAGGGGCAGAGACCACAGCTATGAGAGGAGCTGGGAACGAGGAGCCGAGCGTGACCGTGATCgctatagatga
- the LOC102703241 gene encoding transcription initiation factor TFIID subunit 15 isoform X2 → MGFSQKDKRTGRPKIWIYRDKVTNEPKGDATVTYEDPHAALAAVEWFNNKDFHGSNIQVHIAESKNKDMYDNSASLNNSVGLGGQDELDNGAGRGRGRGDGAGKAWQQDGDWLCPNTSCGNVNFAFRGVCNRCGAARPAGVSGSSAGGGGRGRGRGSDDAKGGSRAGAAAVGGPPGLFGPNDWPCPMCGNINWAKRMKCNICNTTKPGHNEGGVRGGRAGGYKELDEEELEEVKRRRKEAEEDDGEMYDEFGNLKKKFRAKTQQTESAPSLPGSGRAGWEVEQRGSTGREGRERSRDRGRDHDYDERDNRNRDRASHGRERRRSRSRDREKERGRDRGRDHSYERSWERGAERDRDRYR, encoded by the exons ATGGGGTTTTCCCAG AAGGACAAAAGGACTGGGCGTCCAAAAATCTGGATATACAGGGACAAAGTTACCAATGAACCAAAGGGTGACGCGACAGTCACATATGAAGATCCACATGCTGCATTGGCTGCAGTAGAATGGTTCAATAACAAAGATTTCCATGGAAGCAACATTCAGGTTCATATAGCCGAGTCAAAAAACAAGGACATGTATGATAACTCTGCGAGCTTGAACAACTCTGTTGGCCTTGGTGGACAAGATGAATTGGATAACGGGGCAGGCAGAGGTAGAGGGCGTGGTGATGGTGCAGGAAAGGCTTGGCAGCAAGATGGGGATTGGCTGTGCCCAAATACAAG TTGTGGCAATGTAAATTTTGCCTTTCGTGGTGTCTGTAATCGCTGTGGAGCTGCTCGCCCTGCTGGTGTTAGTGGATCaagtgctggtggtggtggtagggGTAGAGGCCGTGGAAGTGATGATGCGAAAGGAGGCAGTCGTGCTGGGGCTGCTGCTGTTGGGGGTCCTCCTGGACTTTTTGGTCCAAATGATTGGCCATGCCCAAT GTGTGGTAATATTAATTGGGCAAAGCGGATGAAATGTAATATCTGTAATACCACCAAGCCAGGTCACAATGAAGGTGGTGTGAG aggTGGCCGTGCAGGTGGGTATAAAGAACTTGATGAAGAAGAATTAGAGGAAGTTAAAAGGCGCCGCAAAGAGGCTGAAGAG GACGATGGGGAGATGTATGATGAATTTGGCAACCTCAAAAAGAAATTCCGTGCTAAAACACAGCAAACTGAAAGTGCACCATCTCTTCCTGGTTCTGGACGTGCTGGATGGGAGGTTGAGCAACGTG GTTCCACTGGAAGAGAAGGCAGGGAAAGGAGCAGAGATCGGGGCAGAGATCATGACTACGATGAACGGGATAACAGGAACAGAGATAGAGCCAGTCACGGAAGGGAGCGGCGCCGAAGCCGAAGTAGAGACCGCGAGAAGGAAAGGGGCAGGGACAGGGGCAGAGACCACAGCTATGAGAGGAGCTGGGAACGAGGAGCCGAGCGTGACCGTGATCgctatagatga